The nucleotide window cattttgatattgcatggtTTCATTtatactcctggcacaaataactaaattgctgtttctggagcattgctatcgtgaaacagagatcggatattaATGTTggacccttagacctttgaaaagatgtatcatttgttaacattaattacatttatagttggtaaattatatattaaatgtaaacagagtgaCGTTATCATTACTAGttctgaattgacatttttgtattAGTAACAGGACTGGGCGCAACTTTcaaaccagcaacagcagatgatgtggcataagaaagtagtttcaCACACGAGCGTTTTTTTTGGGGCTAGTTCTTAATTTTTCAAATGTGTCTCATGTGAGGTCTTGTGTTTGAATATGATTTCAATGCATCACTCATTACGTCAGTGTGTTATTGCAGGATGATACAGGACAAAAAAAAGGGTGCACTTTTGcattttttctgcattttttactACCTGCAGTGGAATGTGGCTttcgatcacaaaacattttggaccctgtttcTACCTGTATTCAGCACTgtccacatgtgatcagatctcCTGAAACTCATCTTATCAGAGAGAGATAACCTCCATCAGCCTGTTCAGCATTGTACAGCAGCACTTGTTACCCATGTGTCACTGCTGCAAATGTGTGACACAAAGCCTGATGTACTATAGTACATCACAGCACAGCACAGCTTGTGTGCGAGTGTCTCTTTCTGGTCCTGTATGAGGTGTTTATTTCACACAGAGTGGAAATAGACCTGCCATTAATAAGATCAGGACTCAGAGGGAGTGTTGCTGTGGAAGTGTGTGTGTCGTCTGCTGTGCTATTATTAATTCACAGATTCAAGAATGTATAAATGTGTGTCTATTACACAGTGTGCAATTGCACAACCAATCACAGCACTGTTGCTAGAAAGCAGCAGGAGAGATATGGAAAGTGTGCCGCAATGGTGACTGGGCACCTCATTtagtcacacacacaccgttGTGTTTCCacgttttatggggactttcacTAGACATAAtagttattaaaatgtaaaaactatatattctatcccctaaacctaacacaaccccaaaaccaaacacacaccctaaacccaatgcaacccctaaacccaacacaacccctaaacctaacataacccctaaacccaacacatcccctaaacccaacacaacccctaaacctaacataacccctaaacccaacacaacccctaaacctaacataacccctaaacccaacacatcccctaaacccaacacaacccctaaacccaacacaacccctaaacccaacacatcccctaaaccaaacacaacccctaaacccaacacaacccctaaacctaacacaacccctaaacccaacacatcccctaaaccaaacacaacccctaaacccaacacaacccctaaacccaacacaacccctaaacccaacagaacccctaaacctaacacaacccctaaacccaacacaccctctaaacccaacacaacccctaaacccaacactcacccaaacagcacacacacacacacacactctctcacacgcacatcACACATACgcacatcacacaaacacacgcacattacacacacactctctcacactcatacactcactcacacacatgaaAAGAATCTATCTGCAGAACTCTTATTCTGATGGACAGATGACATTTCAGATATCTATGAGTAATAAACAGATGGTTTTAGATGAATAAACTTGAGTAAAAGTGTGTAATGGATTGTTTCTCCTCATGATAGGCCAATCAGGAGACTCCATCTGTGTGTACGCCGGTACGGGACGTCTTCTCTCCTCGTGGTGTCGTGTCCACTGAAGCCTTCCGAGGATCTTACGTTCGAGTCGAACTGTTTAATGAGAGTCACTCTGCCAACCGCAGATATCCACCGCCACAGGTATAGCCGCAAACACAACGACAACATTAGAGTTATTAGACCGACGTAACTAAACAACACTGAGACTGTGtggggtgtaatctgattacaattactGACTTTCATTTAAGTTTACACATTTGTAAAATAGGATTGTTTATGTAGAATTTAAACATGAATTCTGTTTGAGTTTCAGTGTGTGTTGCTGAGTGTGTTTGACTTTGACAATGAAccaggaggaaatatagacacaCACTTTTCTGTGAAACGCTACACAGCTTTCtggtgtatgtaaacaagcaCAGTCATTTTGAGTAACTTTTACCCAACACTGTTCTGGAGACTGTGAAAAACGATATGGGCTGTTGAGACAATGTTTGTGTTTAATCGGTCTCTCTAAAACTCACTTTTTGACTGAATTTGCTGTGGCTTTTCTCAATAATTGCAATGCCATTTGTGGCTGTTTTGAGTCATTTTGCAGTGAAAACTtgcacttttaaatattttagtgtataataactgaatatgcagttagcaagAAAAAAtagtaaatacacacacaaatactataCATTTAAGAAGTGAAATGTGTGATATGGACCCTTAATAATTTGTATATTAAAGTGTTCTGCCTCAGACAACGCAATTAAACTTTGGTAAGGTAAAAAGAGTAGACCTgcaataaactaaattaaaaccatAAGAAAGGATTCAAAAAGGTGCGGTCACATTTACCAAGAAGATTGCCAAGGAGACTCTTTTTATAATGCTGTTCTTTATTCTCTGTGTGAGTGAAGTTAAAAAGGAGTGGtgctggtggtgtagtgggctgaagcactgaactagtaatcagaaggttgctggtttgatccccacagtcaccaccattgtgtccttgagtaaggcacttaactccaggttgctccggggggattgtccctgtaataagtgctctgtaagtcactttggataaaagcatctgccaaatgtataaatgtaaatgtaaaaaagactAACCACTtgcacagaggtcactgccaaaccagcaacctcctatTGGTCAACGCTGTGAAAtcacctgtcaaagttcaccaaacttgaactccatgtGAATTCATCGAGGGGGAAATATTCACCACAGGAGCCATTACAAAACCGAGAGTTCATGCAAACGTGCCGCAAGTTctccactgatcattttcacatgcaaatgagctttgcggcaaacttgcaggGAAATGTCCACTGTTGCCagaggtttgccagaggttctccactaccggtgaagagctgcaaacttctagcaaacatttatggtgaatcaaaagctcatttgcatgtgaaaataatgcaaATTTGCAGCTAGTTTACAGTTTCTGTAAGGGAAGTCATTGAGTGAAATGAATGATCGTATGGGTGAATATATTTCTGGAATTACTGGAATTTCTCCATGCAAATCTAAATGTGACTGCATCTTTAGGCATTATGTCATTATTACTTTGCAAAAGTGCAGACCGCACACAGAGCAGCTCGCGAAGATTAAACGCTTGCTATGATTTATAAAACATGTGGCTCCAGGTGCACTTTAATTTAACATTGGTGTAGTGGCAAATGTTCTTGATCATTGTGTGTTCACACACACGTGTTAATGAAACCCAGTGGCATGAGCCGCTTAATCTGTCACTCATGATAGAGCGCAGCTGTGCGATTAACCTCTTGCACTCGGAGCCGAGAGGAGACCCTGgtcacaaaaaatattaatattatggtAATATTCAACATCCAGTTGCTTGATCTGcacaaaataggtgtcattttaaagatTAGACTCTCATCGTTACAATGAATATAGCTGATTTGACCAATTCTCAATTACGACTTTTAGCTGATAAAGTGGAACTGCTCCATTTTCATTAATCACAAATTTGCGATcacaataattatatttagaaccAGTTAAAGATCACacagccatgtgttatatatcttTAAAAAAGTTCTTGATTAGTAGAATATAACGAGCAAATGTGTTTCACTTAAAGACCAAACTAGTGaaatcaacatgtataataaacagataaacagaatTTTCATCACATTTTGGTTCATAACttcattaaactggtgttgaaaTGGCATATCACAACAGACAGCTCTGGATAAAACAAGCCCACACTCGACGTAATATAATGAGTAGATCCTGAATTATTTGTCAAAGAGTGTCATGACAAGCTATGATGGCCATCACTAATGGCGTCTCTATGACGACGGTTTTTCTAGGATCGATTCACTGAAACATGTTTGGTCATGTCATAGAAGTTTCAGACCGTCCTCAATGGCTGTCTAGAGGGTGTCAGATTCCATATTTGGAAACATCCAGGTCCCccatgtgatgtaaatatgcccagaTCACGCatacaaagacaaaagtgattgAATAAGAAGCCAAAGTGATCAGAATTGTATCTTTATTGACTTAGTTGACATCATTTTAAGCATTCATAGTTTTCCAATGTTCTGTTTTAGTGTTCGATCAAGCCtgttggagatgtttttggacactttgggAATCATAGTTCCTTATGCTATATCTTTGGATTGCATTGTACTATAAACAAATGATTATTTTCCTGGTATAGTTAGCATGTTGGAGAACACCACCAAAGTGCATGAATAATACCAGAAAAGTGTATTTTTAGCACTCATGTTTTGTGTCTCTGTCAGCATATCATGAGTGTCTCTGAGCGTGTATATTTACTTCAAAAAGGTTTTCTAAACATGTAGACCATGCTTTTGACTCTCTTTGCTATTTTACATTTTGGTATGTCATTTAAGTATTAAATCCTTAAAAAAGCCTTCAGGGTGTAAGGGGTTAACTGTGTCTCATTTTGGAGCAAATGTTTTGCCGCTGTTAACTTAGAGAAAAGTGATTAACTCAAAGTCCTCGTTTCATAGTTTATATAGATACAAAATTGCAATCTAACTCAAATAATGCAGAGAGTGGTTGAATTTTGATTTATTCTTGTGATTGCAAGATTGCAGAATCATGGACGGACTGATTTAAAGAGGAAAAAGAAGAACAATAGAATGATCTAGATTGAACAATTTGTAGAGATATCTCTTACACTTGTCTGAAAGTAATAACTTTTACAAATCTTTACACTTTAAAATggtcagatagatagacagtaaGATGATGAGGTCTATGAGGTTACAGGTGGTCATTTTGGTTTAAGGATTTGGAAGAACCTTGAACCATGTCtgcagaataacagtatgttgctTTTGTCAAGCCACCATAATAAAACTGTCATTCAGTATTTTTCATTAATGTTTCACATGATGTTTGTCATCTTTACAGGTTTCCTTCAACACGATCCGCCACGTGAGTTTTCAGATGGACGACGAGGAGATCGTTCGCATTAATCCCCGTAAGGACGTTCTGATCCGAGGCTACGAGGACTACCGGCACCCCGTCCTGTGGAAACAAGATGGTGAGTTCGAGGATCTGGACTTCAACAGCACCTTCTCCAAACCGGATTGGAAGAAGTGTGCGTATCTGTACCCAGAGACCTCCGAGAGCGCCAAAGACTCCATAAAGACGCAACAGCCATCGCCAATGCTCAAGTCCAAGACGTCCCGGCGGCGCGAGGATGGCGAGCGTTCGCGCTGCATTTACTGTCGCGAGATGTTCAATCGCGAGGACAACTGCCGCGGTCGGTGTCAGGACGCGCCCGACCCCATCAGGCAGTGCATCTATAAGCTGAGCTGCATGCAATGTGCTGAGAGCATGCTGTACCACTGCATGTCTGACTCTGAGGGCGACTACTCGGACCCGTGCTCTTGCGACACAAGTGAGGAGCAGTTCTGTGTGCGCTGGCTCGCTCTACTCGGCCTGTCGCTCATCGCGCCCTGCATGTGCTGCTACCCACCGTTGCACGCGTGTCACACCTGCGGGGAGGCGTGTCATTGCTGCGGCGGAAAACACAAGGCCACGGGGTGAGTGCCTGCACGACTGCTGCTGTGTTTTTCATTCGCCTTTCATTCGTGAAGCGTTCCTCGCAACCAGAGGTTTGATTGAGCCGCTGATACGAGCAGTTGATCAGATCAGAGCTCGACACGTCTCAAGGAGAGAGTTCTTCAACGCTCGATGACACCACACAGTCTGTGTAAACTATGTGAAGAAATGTAGTCTTTTGTACAGAGATCAAATGATTCTAACAAACAATTAATACAAATTGTGCATAAAACAGGATGTACTGTATGAGAATGCTAAAAGGGATTGGTTTTGTGTGTGGATCTGCAGTTCTTAAGCACAAGATTTAGCACAGAaaaattggcacttttattaaccaaagtggcatacaactgatcacaatgtataatcaggacattaataacatgaaaaattactattacaattaaaaacaaatgttcagaacatcttaaactacttcaaagagttctcatcaaaaatcctccatgtgcagcaatgacagctttacagatccttgttattctagcggtcagtttgtcagtttcaccccacacttcctgtagcacttgtcataaaTGAGTCTGTCTTGTACCAAATGATCAGTTTATCACTCaa belongs to Xyrauchen texanus isolate HMW12.3.18 chromosome 16, RBS_HiC_50CHRs, whole genome shotgun sequence and includes:
- the spred1 gene encoding sprouty-related, EVH1 domain-containing protein 1; translated protein: MSEESNPNSDECYARVRAVVMTRDDSSGGWFPLGGGGLSCVTVHRVSRPDTDGTDLPEHLIHGERLKDKTVVLECSIKKDLVYNKVNPIFHHWRIDNNKFGLTFQSPADARAFDRGIRRAMEDINPGCLLYRDTEAPDDTSSQANQETPSVCTPVRDVFSPRGVVSTEAFRGSYVRVELFNESHSANRRYPPPQVSFNTIRHVSFQMDDEEIVRINPRKDVLIRGYEDYRHPVLWKQDGEFEDLDFNSTFSKPDWKKCAYLYPETSESAKDSIKTQQPSPMLKSKTSRRREDGERSRCIYCREMFNREDNCRGRCQDAPDPIRQCIYKLSCMQCAESMLYHCMSDSEGDYSDPCSCDTSEEQFCVRWLALLGLSLIAPCMCCYPPLHACHTCGEACHCCGGKHKATG